The Streptomyces nigra genome includes the window CATACGCGCCCGGGCCCGGCCGCGTATGTGGCCGGTGCCCCGCGGGACAGGACATCATGGTCCATTCGAGCCGGATATCGAACGGACGGGGTTGTGGTGGAGACGACGGGCACGCGGCGGTCCCTGGTGTGGCTGCTGGCCGTCTGGGGCCTGACCAGGACGGCCCTGCTGCTGTTCGTGTTCAAGGTGTACGTCTTCCCCGGCCCGGACGTCACCAGCGATGTGTCGGTGATCTACCACGACTGGTACGAGGTGCTGCGCGCCGGCACCTTCCCGCTGGACGACGTCACCTGGCAGTACCCGCCCGCCGCCGCTCTCGCCGTCCTCTCGCCGGCACTGGTCTTCTGGCTCGACTACACCTCGGCGTTCTTCGTCCTCGCCTTCTGCGCGGACCTCGTCGTCCTGCTGCTCCTGCTGTACGCCGGCCTGCGCCCGGGCCGGCTCGTCCGCGGGGCCTGGGTGTGGGTGGTGGGCGTACCGCTGCTCGGACCGACGGTGTACGCGCGCTACGACGTGATGGTGACCGCCGTCGCCGTGGCCGCGCTGCTGGCCGGTGCCCGGCGCCCGGCGCTGATGGGCGCGCTGACGGCGTTCGGGGCGATGCTCAAGGTGTGGCCGGTACTGCTGCTGGTGGCGGCCCGCCGGCGCGGGGCGTGGCTGTGGGCGGCCCTGACCGCGGGCGCCCTCGCGCTCGGGTTCGCCGTGGCCATGCCCGGCGCGTTCGCGTTCCTGACGTTCCAGCGGGACCGGGGCACCGAGGTCGAGTCGCTGGGCGGCCTTGTCCTCCATGTGGCCCGGCAGCACGGCTGGGACGGCCAGGTGCTGCTCAACTACGGCTCGGTGGAGTTCCTCGGCCCGTACGTCGACGCCGTCAGCACGGGCGCCCTGGCGCTGAGCGCCCTCGCGTTCGGCTGGCTGCTGCTGTGGCGGCTGTGGGCGCGGCGGTTCGCGCCGCACACGCTCGCGGACGCGGCGTTCGTGGCGGTGCTGATGTTCACCACCACCAGCCGGGTGATCAGCCCGCAGTATCTGGTGTGGCTGGTCGGCCTGGCCGCCGTCTGCCTGTGCTTCCGGGGCAGCCCGATGCGGCTGCCGGCCGGCCTGGTGCTCGCCGCGTGTCTGGCGACGGTGCTGGAGTTCCCGGTGTGGTTCGCGCACGTGGTGGCGAGCGACGCGCTCGGGGTCACCCTGCTGTTCGTCCGCAACGGCCTGCTGGTCGCCGCCACCGTGCTGGCGGCCCGCGCGCTGTGGCGCTCCACCACCGGGCGTCCCGAGCCGCTGCCCGTGCCGCCGCCCGCGGAACGCGCCCGCGAGACGTCCCTGCCCTCCTGAAGCGCCGGGATCAGCCGAACTCGGTGCGCAGATACGTCCGCCACCGCTCGGTGAACCGCTCCGTCGAGGTGCCGAGCACCTTCTCCAGGGCGTCCGCCACCGCGCCCTCGCGCCCGTCGTGCGCGCCGACGGCCCGGTAGAACGCGGCGAGCCGGGCCTCGCCCCACTGCCCGGCGATCATCCGGCAGGCCATCCAGCCGCCCTCGTACGCCCGCGCCAGGCGCCCGGACTCGCCGGTGAAGCCGAAGTCCGCGTCGGCCGGGAGCGCGGCCGGCACCCGTCCCTCGCGCACCGCGCGGGCCAGTTCGGGCGCGGCCTCGTCCGGGGTGCGGCCGCCGCCCCGGTAGCCGACCCAGTCGGCGTAGCCCTCGGAGAGCCACAGCGGGGTGGCGCGGGTGGTGTGGGCGCGGGTCGCCACATGGGTGGTCTCGTGGGTGAGGACGACCTGCCGGCCGAGGTCGCCGAGGACGCCGTACGCGTCCGGGTTGACGATGATCCGGTCCGCGGGGGCCTTCGCCGGGGCGTCGGTCTCGCCGGTGGTGACGGCGGCGATCCCCCGGTACGAGGACTCGGGCGAGCCCAGCAGGGCCGCCATGCCGGTCAGCGACTTCGGCACGAGGACGACGACGTGCCCGGACCAGTCGCCGTCCCAGGCCCCTGACACGGCGGGCACCGCGCGGTCGGCGAGCCCCGCGAACGCGCGCAGGTCGTTCTCGGAGCGGCCGACGCCGAGGACGAGGCTGTGGTCGCCGCGGACGGCCTCGACCCGGCCCTGGTCCCACAGCTGCTCGGCGGCGCCCTCGGCGGGCCGCTCGGTCCGCACGGACCAGTCGCCGTCGGTGTCCCGGGTGAGACCGAGGGTGCGGTTCGCGGTGACGGGCGCGCGGTCGTAGCCCTCGACGCGATAGCGCAGTTCGGCCTCGGCCACCGCCTGGTCGCCGTCCCGGCGCAGCCCGGTGACCCGGTAGGACCACTCGGCGAGGGGCACCTCACGCAGCCGCGACGCCCAGCCGGCCGCCCCCGTACGCGGGGACGCCGTCCGGTCGTGGCCGAGCAGGGCCTCGGCACGGCGGTCGAGGAGGTGCTGCACCTCGGTGCGGGTGCCGTCGGCGCCGGGCTCCCCGCCGCAGCCGACGAGCCCGGCGAGCAACAGACAGAGCGCGACCACGACCCGTGTTCCCGGCACCCGCCTGCGACCAGCCATTTCCCGATCGTACGGTGGCGCGGGCGCGGAGGTCAGACCCTGGTGACGGTCGCGCCGGGGATCATGCCCACCGGGTCGTAGCGCACCGGCGCCCCCGGGTAGGGCGCGTGGATCACCTGGCCGTTGCCCATGTACATCCCGACATGGCTGGCGTCGGAGCGGTAGGTGACGATGTCGCCGGGCCGGGCCTCGGAGAGCGGGACCTGCCGCCCGGCGTAGCGCTGCCCCTGCGAGGTGCGCGGCAGGGCGACACCTGCCTGCGCGTACGACCACTGGATCAGGCCCGAACAGTCGAAGCCGGACGGTCCGTTGGCGCCCCACACGTACGGCCTGCCGAGCGCGGACTGGGCGGCGGCGACGGCGGCCGCGGCGCGGCCCGACGCGGGCAGGGCGCCGCCGAGGCCGAGGAGTTCGTCGCGGCCCGAGCGGGAGGCCCGCTCGTAGGCGGCGCGGTCGGCGGCGGTCAGGGAGTTGAGGAGCCGGCGCGCCTGGGTGAGCTTCCGCTCGACGGTCCGCTTGTGCGTGGCGACGGCCTGGCGGCTCTTGTCGAGCTCGGCGAGTTTCCCGGCCGCCTCGGCCCGTTCCTGGGCGAGGCGCCGCATGGCGTCCTGGAGGTCCTTGAGCTCGCCCGCGTGGTGGGCGCTGATCCGGGCGAGGGTGGCGGCCCGGTCGAGGTAGTCGGCCGGGTCGTCGGAGAGCAGCAGGGCGAGGGACGGGTCGATGCCGCCCGAGCGGTACTGGGCGCCGGCCAGCGAACCGAGCGCGTCCCGCTGGGAGTTGATGTCCTGCTGCTGCCGGGCGATGCGGTCCTGGGCGCTTCTGACCTCGGTGCGCAGCTTCTCGGCGCGTTCCTCGGCCCGGTTGTACGCCTCGGTGGCCTTCTCGGCCTCCGTGTAGAGGCGGTCCACCTCGGCCCGGGTGTCGTCGTGCGGCGCGGCGACGGCCGCCGGTACGGCACCGAGGGCGGCGGCCGCGGCCGACAGGACGCACAGCGCTGCGCCGGCGCCCCGGTCGAACCCGGGTGATTCAAGGCGACGATGGGACCCCACGGGAAGCCGCGCTCCTTCCGCTGGCGGACAACGACTGCTCCCCCGGCGTCGGGGGAAACGCGGCAGACAGTAGCTCCGTGGCAGGGCGGCGACCAACGGCCGCGGCGGGCACACACCGTGACGCCCCGCCTCTGACGCAGGTCATCGGCGGGGCGCGGGGGCAGTCGGCGGTACCGCAATTCGCCCGATCGGGCGGCACGCGGCGTTGATCTTGGGTGGTGCTCCGGGTCAGATCCGGACGCCGAACTGGAACGGCATGTTGTTGATCGACTCGTAGCGCACGACCGTGCCGGAGCGCGGGGCGTGCAGGATCTGGCCGTTGCCGGCGTAGAAGCCGACGTGGTGCAGGTCACCGTAGAAGATGACCAGGTCGCCGACCTTGAGCTGGGACTGGCTGTAGATCCTCGTGCCGTAGTTGGCCTGCGCCTGCGAGGTGCGCGGGATGCCGACGCCGGCCTGGGCGAAGGCCCAGGAGGTCAGGCCCGAGCAGTCGAAGGAGGACGGGCCGGAAGCGCCGTAGACGTAGGGCGAGCCGATCTTGCTCTGGGCGGCCTGGAAGGCGGCCATGGCGCGGCCCGTGCCGGGGGCGGTGTTGCCGAGGTCGACGCGGTCCGAGGCGGAGCGGCTGGCCCGGGCGTCCTCGGCGGCGAGGGCGGCCTTCTCGGCGGCGCTGAGGCTGTTGAGCAGCTTCTGCGCCTCGCCCAGCTTGGCCTGGACCTCCTTCTTCTTCTTGCCCAGCTCGGTGCGGGTGGAGGAGAGGTCCTTGAGCTTGTCGGCGGCCTCGGCGCGCTGCTGCGCCAGCTCGCGCTGCTTCTCCTGGATCTTCTTCAGCGACTCGACCTGCTGAGCGCTCAGCTGGTCCATCGTGGAGGCCTTGTCCAGGTAGTCGTCCGGGTCGGCCGACAGGAACAGCTGGACGGAGGAGTCGATGCTGCCGGTGCGGTACTGCGCGGCGGCGGCGAGACCCATGGCGTCGCGGAGCTCGTTCAGGTCGTCCTGGCCCCGGGCGACGTTGTCCTGGATCGTGGAGATCTCCTTCTGGAGCTTCTCCTGCTTCTCCTTGGCGCCGTTGTACTTCTCGGTGGCCTGCTCGGCCTGCTCGTAGAGGGCGTCGACCTTGGCCTTGACCTCGTCCTTGCTCGGCTTCTCGCTGGGTGCCGCGTTGGCCGCCTGAGAACTGATGGCCACGGCGGCGGCTGCCGCGGTGGTGAGCACGGTCACACGTGCACGGCTCGGCTGCTTGGGTCGACGGTGGGACGCCACGGAGGTGAACTCCTTCTTCTGAGTGATCACCCGCTCGGAGGTTCGAGGCCAGACCCTAGTGACCCTCTTGTGATCAGATCAAATCCTCACCCGAAAAATCTCGCCCCAGCCGTCATTCTTTACACACAACTCACAGGTCGTCACCCAGGCTTGACGCTGCGTTGCGCGCGAGGGGCGCCAATTCGGGCATTGCGCCTGTACGTTGGCGCTTCAGGACAGGCGCTTGAGAAGTACCGCAGATGCCACGGGGCGCGCTCCGGCGCGTGCGACCCCGTCCGCCACCTCGCGGTCGGTCGAGGCGACGATGACGGGCCGGCCGGGCGGCTCGGCGCGCACGAGCTGACGGATCAGCTCGTCGGCCGTCACCCCCGGCTTGGAGAAGAGCACCCGCACCCCGCGCGGCGGCGCCAGCAGCACCGGCGCGGCCAGCTCGGCCCCGTCGAAGACACAGGTCACCTCGGCACCGGTCTGCGCGGCGAGCTGCGAGAGCTGGCCGAGGAGCCGCAGACGCTGCTTCTCCAGCGGCATCTGCGGATAGCCGGTCTTGGTGACGTTGTAGCCGTCGACCACCAAGTGCGCCTGGGGCAGGGCGAGAAGCTGGTCCAGGACGGCCGGGTCGTGCTCGGACAGCGCGCGGGCGGCGATGTCCTTCGGGGTCATCCGGCCCGGCTCGACCGCGTCCACGGTCTCGGCGGGCCGCACCGACACCGGCGGCAGCGCCAGTTCGCGGCGCAGCCCCTGCGTGGCGTCCAGCAGGGTGTCCAGGAGCAGCCGTACGCGCATGTCCTCCACGCTGCGCCCCTCGCGGGCCGCCCGGCGCGTGGCCTCCAGCGCCGCCTCGGCCTCCGCGAGCCGCGCCTTGAGCCGCCGGGTCTCGCTCTCGGCCGCCGACACCTGGGTGGTCCCCTCGGCCCGCACGGCCTCGATCTCGGCGTGGGCCTTGCGCAGGGCCGCCTCGCCGCGCTTGACGTCGCTGAGGGCCGAGCGCAGCTTGCGGTGCAGGGACTCGGCCTCCTTGCGCGAGGCGTCCAGCTCGGCGCGCAGCCGCTCGGTCTCGTGCCGGGTGTGCTCGCGGGCCTGCGCCAGCTCCTCGCGCAGCCGCTCCAGCTCGGCGCGGCTCTCCTCGCCGGCCCGCTCGGCGTCGGCCCGCTGGGCCTCCTCGCCGGCCGCGGTGACCAGCTTGACCCAGCCCGCGGGCCGCAGCACATAGGCCGCGGCCGCCACGTCGAGCGGGTCCGCGGCCGCCGGCGCCGAACCGGAGTCGAGGGCGCCGGTGAGCTCCGGCTGGGCCTCTCTGAGCTTC containing:
- a CDS encoding C40 family peptidase, which codes for MASHRRPKQPSRARVTVLTTAAAAAVAISSQAANAAPSEKPSKDEVKAKVDALYEQAEQATEKYNGAKEKQEKLQKEISTIQDNVARGQDDLNELRDAMGLAAAAQYRTGSIDSSVQLFLSADPDDYLDKASTMDQLSAQQVESLKKIQEKQRELAQQRAEAADKLKDLSSTRTELGKKKKEVQAKLGEAQKLLNSLSAAEKAALAAEDARASRSASDRVDLGNTAPGTGRAMAAFQAAQSKIGSPYVYGASGPSSFDCSGLTSWAFAQAGVGIPRTSQAQANYGTRIYSQSQLKVGDLVIFYGDLHHVGFYAGNGQILHAPRSGTVVRYESINNMPFQFGVRI
- a CDS encoding glycosyltransferase 87 family protein, which gives rise to METTGTRRSLVWLLAVWGLTRTALLLFVFKVYVFPGPDVTSDVSVIYHDWYEVLRAGTFPLDDVTWQYPPAAALAVLSPALVFWLDYTSAFFVLAFCADLVVLLLLLYAGLRPGRLVRGAWVWVVGVPLLGPTVYARYDVMVTAVAVAALLAGARRPALMGALTAFGAMLKVWPVLLLVAARRRGAWLWAALTAGALALGFAVAMPGAFAFLTFQRDRGTEVESLGGLVLHVARQHGWDGQVLLNYGSVEFLGPYVDAVSTGALALSALAFGWLLLWRLWARRFAPHTLADAAFVAVLMFTTTSRVISPQYLVWLVGLAAVCLCFRGSPMRLPAGLVLAACLATVLEFPVWFAHVVASDALGVTLLFVRNGLLVAATVLAARALWRSTTGRPEPLPVPPPAERARETSLPS
- a CDS encoding NYN domain-containing protein — protein: MVETQGGEPDDGTAEVLDRPLPDGVRRRVVQIVSDGFGGLTVGELPAQLRQYARFAPNRRAKFAGNAMAAALETDPLFRQRIGEKLREAQPELTGALDSGSAPAAADPLDVAAAAYVLRPAGWVKLVTAAGEEAQRADAERAGEESRAELERLREELAQAREHTRHETERLRAELDASRKEAESLHRKLRSALSDVKRGEAALRKAHAEIEAVRAEGTTQVSAAESETRRLKARLAEAEAALEATRRAAREGRSVEDMRVRLLLDTLLDATQGLRRELALPPVSVRPAETVDAVEPGRMTPKDIAARALSEHDPAVLDQLLALPQAHLVVDGYNVTKTGYPQMPLEKQRLRLLGQLSQLAAQTGAEVTCVFDGAELAAPVLLAPPRGVRVLFSKPGVTADELIRQLVRAEPPGRPVIVASTDREVADGVARAGARPVASAVLLKRLS
- a CDS encoding NlpC/P60 family protein; amino-acid sequence: MGSHRRLESPGFDRGAGAALCVLSAAAAALGAVPAAVAAPHDDTRAEVDRLYTEAEKATEAYNRAEERAEKLRTEVRSAQDRIARQQQDINSQRDALGSLAGAQYRSGGIDPSLALLLSDDPADYLDRAATLARISAHHAGELKDLQDAMRRLAQERAEAAGKLAELDKSRQAVATHKRTVERKLTQARRLLNSLTAADRAAYERASRSGRDELLGLGGALPASGRAAAAVAAAQSALGRPYVWGANGPSGFDCSGLIQWSYAQAGVALPRTSQGQRYAGRQVPLSEARPGDIVTYRSDASHVGMYMGNGQVIHAPYPGAPVRYDPVGMIPGATVTRV